The genomic region CCCCGAGGCGCAGGCGCTCGCGATTACCACGCGCCATGCCCGCGTGCTGCACACGGGCGACTGGAAGCTCGACCCCGACCCGCTGATCGGCCCGCGCACCGACGAGGCGGCCCTCGCCGCGTTCGGTGCCGAGGGCGTGGATGTGATGGTGTGTGACAGCACCAACGCGATGGTCGAGGGGCATTCCGGCTCAGAGGCCGACGTGCGACGCGCGCTTTCTGCGCTGGTTCGCGGCCTGAAGGGGCGCGTCGCCGTCACCTGCTTCTCCTCCAATATCGCGCGGATCGAGAGCATCGCGCTCGCGGCGAAGGCGGCGGGGCGGAGTGTCGCTCTCGTCGGCCGAAGCCTCCGCACCATGGCGGCTGCCGCCCGCGAGGTCGGCTATCTCTCCGGCATTCCCGCCTTCGTCGAGGAGGAAGAGGCGGGCTACCTGCCTGACGACGCGATCCTGTTCATCTGCGCCGGCAGCCAGGGCGAACCGAGGAGCGCGCTCGCGCGCATCGCCGCCGACACGCACCCGAATGTCGCGCTCGGGGAAGGGGACACCGTGATCTTCTCCTCCCGTGTCATTCCGGGGAACGAACGGGCGATCCTGATGGTTCAGGATGCGCTCGCCCGCCGCGGGGTGCGGGTGATGACGGAGGCCGACCACATGGTGCATGTCTCCGGCCATCCGGCGCGGGACGAGCTCCGCCGTCTGTATCGGCTCATCAAGCCGCGGCATGCCGTGCCGGTGCACGGCGAGTGGCGGCACATGAGCGAGCACGCCGAACTCGCCCGCGAGATGGGCGCCACGCCATGGCTGATCGAGGACGGCGACATGCTGCGCCTCGGCCCGGGCGAGCCCGAGATCGTCGGCAGCGTTCCCGCCGGGCGGCTTGCGATCGACGGCCAGCGTCTGATCCCGGTCGATGGAACGGTGCTCGCCGAGCGGCGTCGGATGCTCGAGAGCGGCGCGGTCGTCGCCTCGCTTGCGCTCGACCGGCTCGGCCGGATCGTCGGCGCGCCGGTGGTCACCGCACCTGGACTGTTCGCCGAAGGCGAGGCGGCTCCCCGCCTGCTCGTGCAGGAGCTCGACGCCGCGTTGCACGGCCTTCCGCCCGCGAGCCTGCGCGACGACGAGGCCGTGCGCGAGGCGGCGGTCGCTGCCCTTCGCAGCGCCGTGCGTCGTGCCGCCCCGGCGAAGCGGCCGCTCGTCTCTGTGCATGTTCTCAGGGTCTGACGGGGATGACCTGGTTTACCGGCCTCATTGTCTACATCCTGATCTGGTGGCTCGCGCTGTTCGCCGTGCTTCCGTTCTGGACGCGGCCGGTGGTCGATCCCGATCGCCCCGAGCATTTCCGTGGCGCGCCGGAGCGGCCGCTCCTCTTGCGCAAGGTGGTGGTGACGAGCCTTGTCGCGGCCGTGATCTGGCTCGGGGTCTGGGCCGTGATCGAGTCAGAGTGGCTGAGTTTTCGTGCGATGGAGGCCGGCTGAGGGCGCTGCCTGGAAAGCAGGCGGAATTTCGCCCAACGTTTCATCAGATCGCCCAAGGCTTCGGCAGAACGCGCTCAGAAGCCAAAGATTCTGCTGAAAACGGCGGCGATTCTGCTTGTTCGTGGGGGCACAGGCCAGCATGATCACAGGCAGGAAGAGGGCTGTCCTCTTCCTGCCGTGTGACTGGCGTTTCCTCCCTAAACTTGGGCCGTGCCGCCTGGGGCGAGCGCGGCCCTTTTTGTTAGCCGAGCGCTAACCGATCGTCCATACGTTTTTGTCATGATTATGCGCTGCACTGCAGCAAACCCGACAGAAAATTGCGTGCTGCGTCATGCCGCGGCGCTGATCGTGTCCGCGATCGTCCTCCAGTTTGTCACGGTGCCAGCCGCGGCTCAGGCGCGCCTCTCGCCCGAGGATTGCCGGGCGGTCACGCAGCACCGGCCCGACCCCTCCGTCACCTACCAGCCCGGGATGGGAGCCGCTGGTCGTCGTGTCGCCCCGGCCGATCTCTCGCCGGCCCGACCGGTGGTCCCGGCCGCGCCGGTGGTCGTGCTCGGCGTCGATCTGCAGCGTCGCTACGGCCTGCCGCCCTCGCTCGACGTCGATCTGCCGCTCGGCATCCTCACCTTCGACGGAACGCGCCTCCTTCTGAACGGCCGGCCGGTCGGGCCCGAGGACCAGGCAGCGCTTGCGGCCGCCTGCGCGGCGGCGCGGCGTCGCTGACCGCCGCGCTCTTCCGCCCGACGATCCCGGCCCCTATTGTGCGCCGCCGCCGAGAGAGGGGTGAGACCAGCGCATGCGCCTGTCCCGCTATTTCCTGCCCACGCTGAAGGAGAACCCGGCCGAGGCGCAGATCGTCTCGCACCGATTGATGCTGCGCGCGGGCCTGATCCGCCAGCAGGCGGCTGGGATCTACTCCTGGCTGCCGCTCGGCCATCGCGTCTTGACCAACATCGCGCGGATCGTGCGCGAGGAGCAGGATGCCGCCGGCTTCCACGAGATCCTGATGCCGACCATCCAGCCTGCGGAGCTGTGGAAGGAGAGCGGCCGCTACGACGACTACGGCAAGGAGATGCTCAGGTTCACCGACCGGCACGACCGCGAGCTTCTTTACGGGCCGACGAACGAGGAGATGGTCACCGACATCTTCCGCGCCTGCGTCAAGAGCTACCGTGACCTGCCGATACTGCTCTACCATATCCAGTGGAAGTTCCGTGACGAGGTTCGGCCGCGCTTCGGCGTCATGCGCGGCCGCGAGTTCCTGATGAAGGACGCCTACAGCTTCGACCTCGACGCCGCCGGCGCGAGACGCAGCTACAACCGGATGTTCGCCGCCTATCTGCGCACCTTCGCCCGGCTCGGGCTCAAGGCGATCCCGATGCGCGCCGACACCGGCCCGATCGGCGGCGACCTTAGCCACGAGTTCGTCATCCTCGCCGAGACGGGCGAAAGCCGCGTGTTCGTGCATGCCGACCTCGTCGCGCGCGACATCCTCGCCGAGGCCGTCGACTATGAAGGGGATCTGCAGCCCTTGGTCGACAGCTGGACCTCGCTCTACGCCGCCACCGACGAGAAGCATGACCCGGCCGCCTTCGCCGCGCTGCCTGAGGCGAGCCGTGTCGAAGCGCGCGGCATCGAGGTCGGGCACATCTTCTACTTCGGAACGAAATATTCCGGTCCCGATGCGATGAACGTGACGGTGCAGGGCTCCGACGGCAAGCCCGTCCACCCGGAAATGGGAAGCTACGGCATTGGCGTCTCCCGCCTCGTCGGGGCCATCATCGAAGCAAGCCACGACGAGGCAGGCATCATCTGGCCGGAGTCGGTCGCACCTTTCCGCGTGGCTTTGCTCAATCTCAAGCCTGGCGATCCGGCGGCCGACGCGCTCGCCGGCGAACTCTATGCGGCGCTGCGCGCGGCCGGCACCGAGGTGCTGATGGACGACCGCGACGAGCGCGCCGGCGTGAAGTTCGCCGACGCCGATCTGATCGGCCTGCCCTGGCAGGTGCTTGTCGGCCCGCGCGGCGCGAAGGAGGGCAGGGCGGAGCTCAAGCGCCGCAAGACCGGCGAGCGGCACGAGCTCGACAAGGCGGCGATCCTCGAACGCCTGCTCGGCTGAACGCCATGTTCGGCCCGTTCGAGCGGCTGGTCGCGTTCCGCTACCTGCGCGCGCGGAAGGCCGAGGGCTTCGTCTCGGTGACGGCGGGGTTCTCGCTCGCAGGCATCGCGCTCGGGGTCGCGACGCTGATCATCGTGATGAGCGTGATGAACGGATTCCGCGCCGAGCTCCTCGGGCGGATCCTTGGCCTAAACGGCCATCTCGGCGTCTACGGCTTCGGCCAGACGCTTCCCGACTATGAGTCGTTGGCGGAACGCATCCGCTCGCTCCCGGGCGTGCGTTCGGCCACCCCGATCGTCGAGGGCCAAGTGCTCGGCACGGGCGAGCGCGGCGGTGCCGCGGGCGTGCTCGCACGCGGCATCGCGCCCGGGGAGCTGCGCGCGCGCACGCTGATCGCCTCCAACATCATCGCAGGCTCCCTCGCCGAGTTCGGCGCAGCCGATACGATCCTCGTCGGCTCCCGCCTCGCCAACCGCCTGGGCTTGAGGGTCGGCGACAGGATCTCGCTCGTCTCGCCGCAGGGGCAGGTGACGGTGTTCGGCACCGTGCCGCGGATCGCCTCCTATCGGATCGTCGGCCTGTTCGAGGTCGGCATGTACGAGTACGACAATTCGTATGTGTTCCTGCCGCTTGCCGCGGCGCAGGCGTATTTCGGCACGGGGGACACCGCGACCCAGATCGAGGTCTTCGTCGCCGACCCTGACCGCGTGCGCGAGGTGAGCCGCGCGATCCGCTCTGCCATCACCGACCCGCCGATCCGCATCCTCGACTGGCAGCAATCGAACAGCGCCTTTTTCGCCGCCGTCGAGGTCGAGCGCAACGTGATGTTCCTGATCCTCACGCTGATCATCATCGTCGCCGCCTTCAACATCGTGTCCTCGCTCGTGATGCTCGTGAAGGACAAGGGGCGCGACATCGCCATCCTGCGCACCATGGGAGCGACGCGCGGGGCGGTGATGCGCATCTTCCTCATGTGCGGTGCCTCGATCGGCGTGCTCGGCACGAGCGTCGGTGTCGCACTCGGTCTCCTCTTTGCCGCCAATCTCGAGAGCATACGCCAGTGGCTTCAGGGTCTGACAGGGCAGGAATTGTTCCAGGCGGAGATCTACTTCCTCTCCCGCCTGCCGTCGGTGGTAGACCCTTGGGAGGTGGTGCAGGTCGCGGCGATGGGGCTTGGCCTCTCCCTGCTCGCGACCCTCTATCCTTCCTTCCGCGCCGCCCGGCTCGACCCCGTGGAGGCGTTGCGCCGTGAGTGAGCCGCTCGTGCTCGCGGGTGTGGCGCGCCGGTTCCGCACCGGCGACGGCGTGCTCGAGGTTCTGCGCGGCGCCGATCTCCGCCTTGCGGCCGGAGAGATCGTCGCCCTCGTCGCCCCTTCCGGCGCAGGCAAGTCGACGCTTCTGCATATCGCGGGCCTGCTCGAGCGTCCGGACGCCGGCGAGGTGACGGTCGCGGGCCGCGCGGCCTCGGCGATGACGGAACGGGAGCGCACCGAGGCGCGCGGGCGGAGGATCGGCTTCGTCTACCAGTTCCACCACCTGTTGCCCGAGTTCTCGGCGCTCGAGAACGTGGTCATGCCGCAGATGATCCTCGGCACGGCACGACGCGTCGCGGAGGCACGGGCACGTGCCCTGCTCGAGCAGCTCGGCCTCGGCCGGCGTCTCTCCCACCGCCCGTCGCGGCTGTCGGGGGGCGAGCAGCAGCGTGTTGCGATCGCGCGCGCTCTGGCCAACGAGCCATTGGTTCTGCTCGCCGACGAGCCGACCGGCAATCTCGACGCGGCGACCGCCGAAGTGGTGTTCGGCGAGCTTCTTGCTCTCGTGCGCGGCCATGGCGCCGCCGCCCTGGTCGCCACCCACAACCCCGAGCTTGCCGACCGGATGGACCGGACGGTGACGCTGCGCGAGGGGCGGATCATGCCGGCCTGACGCGGGCGGCCCTGACACCGCGCCCCGACTCGCGGCACACTCCCCCCATGCACGGCTTCGTCCATCTCCGCGTCCACTCCTCCTACTCGCTCTCGGAAGGGGCGATGAAGGTCGAGACGATCGCCACACTTGCGCGCGAGGCGGCGATGCCCGCGGTGGCGCTCACCGACACGGCCAACCTGTTCGGCGCGCTCGAGTTCTCCGAGGCCTGTGCGAAGCGCGGCGTGCAGCCGATCCTCGGGCTCGCGCTGCCGCTTCTGCTGCCCGGCCGCCCCTCCCGCCCAGGCCTGCCGCCCGAGCGGCCAGAGCGTATCGGCCTGCTCGCCGCGAACCAGGCGGGATTTGCCAATCTGATGCGCCTCTCCTCGCGCGCCTTCCTCGACCCGCCTGCGGGAGCGGAGCCCTTCGTTCCGGTCGAGACCCTGCTCGCACACGCGGAGGGGCTGTTCCTGCTCACGGGCGGCGGGGAGGGGCCGCTCGGCCGGCTGCTGGCGGAGGGGCAGGAGGAGGCGGCGCGCTCCCTGCTCGAACGCCTTGCGTCCGCTTTCGGCGATCGCACGCTCGTCGAGATCACCCGCCAGGGAACCGAGCGGGAGGCGGCGACGGAGGGCGGCTTCGTCGCGCTCGCGGAACGCCTCGGCCTTCCCCTCGTCGCGACCAACCCGTGCTTCTTCCCCACTCCGTCGATGGTCGAGGCGCATGACGCCCTGCTCTGCATCGCCGAGGGGCGCGTGCTTGCCGACACCGATCGCCGCCGCGCCAACCCGGAGCAGTGGTTCAAGCCGGCCGAGGCGATGCGGGCTCTCTTCGCCGACATGCCAGATGCGGCCGACAACACGCTCGCCGTCGCGCGGCGCTGCGCGGTGATGGCTGAGAAGCGCGTCAAGCCGCTGCTCCCCGTCTCCCGCAAGGTCGGCGAAGGCCGGACGGAGGCCGAGACGGTCGCGGCGATGGCGCGCGAGGGCCTCGCGTCACGGCTTGCCGCGATGCGGGCGGACGAGGCGACGCGCACGGCCTACAGCGAGCGGCTCGAGTACGAACTCGGCGTGATCGAGCGCATGGGCTTCTCGGGCTACTTCTTGATCGTCGCCGACTTCATCCAGTGGGCGAAACGGAACCGGATCGCCGTCGGCCCTGGCCGCGGCTCGGGTGCCGGGTCGGTCGCTGCCTGGGCGCTGTCCATCACCGATCTCGACCCGATCCGCTTCGGGCTCCTGTTCGAGCGCTTCCTCAACCCCGAGCGCGTCTCGATGCCGGATTTCGATATCGACTTCTGCCAGGAGCGTCGCGACGAGGTGATCGCCTATGTGCGCCGCGAGTACGGCGAGGACCGGGTGGCGCAGATCATCACCTTCGGCAAGCTGCAGGCGAGGGCGGTGGTGCGCGATGTCGGCCGTGTGCTCGGCATGCCCTATGGCCAGGTGAACCGGATCGCTGAGCTGATCCCCAACAACCCAGCCAAGCCCGTGACACTCGCCCAGGCGATCGAGGGCGAGCCGGAGCTGAGGCGGATGCGCGACGAGGACGAGACGGTGCGGCGTCTGATCGAGATCGCGCTCCAGCTCGAGGGTCTCTACCGCCACGCCTCGACGCACGCCGCCGGCGTGGTGATCGGCGACCGGCCGCTGATCGAGCTGATCCCGCTCTGTCGCGACGCGAAGTCGGACATGCTGGTGACGCAGTATTCGATGAAGCATGTCGAGCAGGCGGGCCTTGTGAAGTTTGACTTCCTCGGGCTGAAGACGCTGACGGTGCTCGAGCGTGCGGTGGCGCTGCTCAAGACCCTCGGCGTCGAGGTCGATCTCTCCGCCCTGCCGCTCGATGACAGGGCCACCTACGCGATGCTGCAGCGGGGCGACACGGGTGGGGTGTTCCAGTTCGAGAGCCAGGGCATGCGCGATGTGCTTCGCGCGATGCGCCCCGACCGGTTCGAGGACCTGATCGCCGCGGTGGCGCTCTACCGCCCTGGGCCGATGGCGAACATTCCTGCCTATTGCGCGCGCAAGCACGGCGAGCCGTGGGAGGCGCCGCACCCGGCACTCCACCCCATCCTCGCCGAGACCTACGGCATCATGGTCTACCAGGAGCAGGTGATGCAGATCGCCCAGGCGCTCGCGGGCTATTCGCTCGGCGCGGCCGATCTGCTCCGGCGCGCCATGGGCAAGAAGATACGCTCCGAGATGGAGGCGCAGCGGGCGGTCTTCTGCTCAGGCGCTGAGGCGCGCGGCATCGCTCCAGAGAAGGCGGCAGAGATCTTCGACCTGATGGTGCGTTTCGCCGACTACGGCTTCAATAAGAGCCACGCCGCGGCCTACGCCCTCGTCTCCTACCAGACGGCCTGGCTGAAGGCGAACCACCCGGTTGCCTTCCTCGCCGCCTCGATGAGCCTCGACATCGCCAACACAGACAAGCTCGCGCAGCTGAAGCAGGAGGCGGCCGCGCTCGGCATCACGCTTCTGCCGCCCGACATCAACCGTTCCGAGGCCGACTTCACCCTCGAGACGCTGCCCGACGGTCGCCTCGCCATACGCTACGCTCTCGCAGCGGTCAGGAAGGTCGGGCTCGCGGCGATGCAGGCCGTGGTCGAGGAGCGCCGCCGCGGCGGGCCGTTCCGCTCGATCGCCGATTTCGCCTCGCGGATCGATCCGCGCGTTGTCAACCGGATGCAGCTCGAGAACCTCGCCCGCGCCGGCGCCTTCGAGTCGCTTTCGTCGAACCGCGCGCGGCTCTTCGCCGGCGCCGAGGCGATCATCCGCCGCGCTCAGGCCGCCGCCGACGAGCGCGGCTCGAAGCAGATCGCCCTGTTCGGCGCGCTGCCCGAGCCGGAGCCCGAGCTGCGCCTGCCAGAGGTGCCTGATTGGCCGCTCCACGAGCGGCTCGAGCACGAGGCGGAGGCGATCGGCTTCCACCTCACGGCCCACCCACTCGATGCCTACGCGAAGGCGCTCGCCCGTCTCGGGGTGGTGCGGATCGCCGATCTCCCCGCCCGTGTCGCGACCGGCGCCGGCAGGCTCAGGATCGCCGGCGTCGTGGTCGCCACCAAGGAGCGTGACACGAGGTCAGGCAGCCGAATGTGCTGGCTCCGGCTTTCCGACCCGTCGGGCAGCACGGAGGTGACGCTGTTCTCAGAGGTGCTCGGCCGCGCCCGCCCGCTGCTCGCCGCCGGCACGCCGCTCTTCGTCACGGCCGATGCGCGTCTCGACGGCGAGGCGCTGAGGCTCACCGTGGTCGAGCTCGAGCCGCTCGAACAGGCGGCGGCGCGGTCGGGCAGCGGCATGCGGGTTCGGCTCGCGGCGGATGCCGCGCTCGAGCCGATCCGAGCCGTGCTCGCCGAACTTCCGCGCGGGCGGGGAAGGGTGATGCTTGTCGCACCGGCGGGGGATCGCGAGGTGGAGCTCGCGCTCCCCGGTTCCCACGCCATCACCCCGCAGGCGATCGCGGCGCTCGGGGCGCTGCCGGGCGTGCTTGCGGTCGAGGAGGTGTAGGCGGGCGAAGGGCGGGAGCGTGGCGCTTGCGTTCGCGGGCGGCCTCGGGCATACCGCGCGCCAAGCTCGCCGGGATGTTCCTGGCGGGCCAATCCACACGCGGGGCGCCTTTCCCGCCTCCTGCCCCCTTGGGCGAGAGGCGGGGTCCGGTCGGCCGAGCGGCCGCACGGCCCCGCGGAGGCGAAACCGGACGATCGGAAAAGGTCACACCATGGCCCTGCCACAGTTCACCCTGCGCCAGCTTCTCGAGGCGGGCGTGCATTTCGGCCACCACACGCGGCGGTGGAACCCGAAGATGGCCCCCTATCTCTACGGGGTCCGAAACCAGGTCCACATCATCGATCTGCAGCAGACGGTGCCGCTGCTTGCCCGCGCGATGCAGGCGGTGCGCGACGTCGTCGCCGGCGGCGGCCGCGTGCTCTTCGTCGGCACGAAGAAGGCGGCGGCCGAACACGTCGCGGAAGCGGCCAAGCGCTGCGGCCAGTACTACGTCAACCACCGCTGGCTGGGCGGCATGCTGACCAACTGGAAGACCATCCAGAACAGCATCAAGCGGCTGCGGGCGATCGAGGAGCAGCTCGCGCAGGACGTCACCGGGCTGACGAAGAAGGAGGTCCTGGTGCTCACCCGCGAGCGCGACAAGCTCGAGCGCGCTTTGGGCGGCATCAAGGAGATGGGCGGGCTGCCCGACATCCTGTTCATCATCGACACGAACAAGGAGAAGATCGCGGTCGACGAGGCGCGGAAGCTGAACATCCCTGTCGTCGCTGTGGTTGACAGCAACTCCGACCCGGACGGTGTGACCTACCCGATCCCGGGCAATGACGACGCGATCCGCGCCATCACGCTCTACTGCAACCTGATCGCCGGCGCGGTGCTCGACGGCATCTCGGCCGAGATGGCGGCGTCCGGCGTGGATCTCGGGGCGCAGGAGGAGGTGCCGTTAGAGGAGCTTCCCGAGGCGGAGGCCCTGCCGGAGGCGGAGCCGGCCGAGCCGCGCGCCTGAGCGCCGAACCGCACAGAGGACGGAACTTCCAGGGACGAACGACAGATGGCCGAGATCACGGCGGCGCTGGTCAAGGAGCTTCGCGAGAAGACCGGCGCGGGGATGATGGACTGCAAAAGGGCGCTGGCTGAGACCGGGGGCGATCTCGAGGCGGCGGTCGACTGGCTGCGCAAGAAGGGGCTGTCCGCCGCGGCGAAGAAGGCCGGGCGAGTGGCCGCCGAGGGGCTCGTCGGAGTCTATTCCGAGGGGGGGCGCGGCGCCATCGTCGAGGTCAATACCGAGACCGACTTCGTCGCCCGTAACGAGACCTTCCAGGCCTTCGTCGAGGCGTGCGCGAAACTCGCCCTCGAGGCCGAGGGCGATGTCGAGCGGCTCAAGGCGATGCCCTTCCCGGGCAGCGGCCGCACGGTCGGCGAGGAGCTGACGCATCTGATCGCGACGATCGGCGAGAACATGATGATCCGACGCTGCGCCACGCTCTCGGTCGAGCGGGGGGTCGTCGCGAGCTATGTGCATTCGGCGCTAAAGCCGGGCCTTGGCCGGATCGGCGTGCTCGTCGCGCTGGAGGGGGACCCGACGGAGACCATCCTCGCGCTCGGGCGCCAGGTCGGCATGCATGTCGCCGCCGCGCGGCCCGAGGCGCTCGACATCGCCTCGGTCGACCCGGCGGCGCTGGCGCGGGAGAAGGCGGTGCTCGCGGAGCAGGCGCGCGCCTCCGGCAAGCCCGAGGAAATCATCGCCAAGATGGTTGAGGGGCGGCTGCGCAAGTTCTACGAGGAGGTCGTGCTTCTCGAGCAGGTCTGGGTGCATGACGGGGATAGCCGGGTGAAGGCGGTGGTGCAGAAGGCGGGCGCGAAGCTCGCCGGCTTCATCCGCTACCAGCTCGGCGAGGGCATCGAGAAACAGGCCTCCGACTTCGCCGCCGAGGTGGCAGCGGCGGCGCGCTGACGATGTCCGACACGGCCGGCAGCCAAGGCGTGGCGGAGGGGCAGGCGCCCCAGAAACCCGCCTACCGGCGCGTGCTTCTGAAGGTGTCGGGCGAGGCGCTGATGGGGGCGGCCGAATACGGCATCTCGACCGAGGTGGTCGGGCGTATTGCCGCCGACATCGCAGCCGTCGTGGCGATGGGCGTGGAGGTCTGCCTCGTCATCGGCGGGGGCAACATCTTCCGCGGCGTCTCCGGCGCCGCCGCCGGGATGGAGCGCGCCTCGGCCGACTACATGGGCATGCTCGCCACCGTGATGAACGCGCTTGCGATGCAGAACGCGCTGGAGAAGCGCGGGGTGCAGACGCGCGTGCAGTCCGCCATCCCGATGGCCTCGATCTGCGAGCCCTACATACGCCGCCGGGCGATGCGGCACATGGAGAAGGGGCGAGTGGTGATCTTCGCCGCCGGCACCGGCAATCCCTTTTTCACCACCGACACCGCCGCGGCGCTACGCGCCGTCGAGATGGGCTGCGACGCGCTGCTCAAGGGCACCCAGGTCGACGGCGTCTATTCCGCCGATCCGCGCAAGGTGCCGGACGCAATGCGCTACGAGCGGCTGAGCTATCTCGACGTGCTCGCACGCGATCTCGCCGTGATGGATGCCTCGGCGATCAGCCTCGCGCGCGAGAACGGGCTGCCGATCGTCGTGTTCTCAATCCACGCGCCCGGTGCCTTCGCCGAGGTGATGGCCGGCCGCGGCCGCTTCACCGTGGTGGCCGACGACTGAACGGATCCTTCCGCATGCTACCGCGTGCCGGAGGCGCCGCACCGGCATGCGCGACGAGGAGACTGACCGATGGCAAAGCCTCCGCCCACACTCGACGACATCCTCTCCGACCTCCGTCGCCGCATGGAGGGAGCGCTCGAGACGCTGAAGAAGGAGTTCGCCGGCCTGCGCACCGGCAGGGCGAGCCCGGCCCTTCTCGAGCCGGTGAAGGTCGAGGTGTACGGCACGGAGATGCCGATTACCCAGCTCGGCACGATCAGCGTGCCGGAACCGCGCATGCTGACGGTCCAGGTCTGGGACCGGGGCGCCGTCGCCGCCGTCGAGAAGGCAATCCGCGAGGCGGGGCTCGGCCTTAACCCCGCCTCCGACGGCCAGCTCGTGCGCGTGCCGCTGCCTCCCCTGACTACCGAGCGTCGCAACGAGCTTGCCAAGCTCGCCGGCCGGTATGCCGAGGCCGCGCGCGTCGCCGTCCGCGGGGTACGCCGCGACGGCATGGAGACCCTGAAGAAGCTCGAGAAGGATGGGCTGATTGGTCAGGACCTTCACCGCGACTGGTCGGATGCCGTGCAGAAGCTGACCGACAGCTTCATCAAGCGGGTCGACGAGGCGCTCGCGGCGAAGGAGGCGGACATCCGGCAGCCCTGATCGGAACCGGGCCGGAACGGGCGCGCGCACGATGCAGAAGCCGCTCGAGAGCCTGCCGGAGCCGGCGGGGGTCGGGGCCACGCCCGTGCCGCGCCACGTCGCGATCATCATGGACGGGAACCGACGCTGGGCGGCGCGGCAGGGGCGCCCCGTCCTGTTCGGCCACCGCGCCGGCGCCGAAGCCGCGCGGCGGGCCGTGGACGCGGCGATCGACTTCGGCGTGCGCTGGCTTACCCTCTACGCCTTCTCGTCGGAGAACTGGCGTCGGCCGCAGGACGAGGTCGCCGGCCTGATGCGGCTGCTGCACCAGGGTCTCGAGCGGCACATGGACGAACTGATCGCCCGTGGCGTCCGGCTGCGCGTGATCGGCGACCGCGACCGGCTCGACGACACAACCCGCGCCCGGATCGAGGAGGCCGAGGCGAGATCGATCCGGAACGAGCGGATCGATGTCGTGATGGCGCTCTCCTACGGCGGGCGCGACGAGATCGCCCGCGCCGCCCGCAAACTCGCCGAGGCGGCCCAGGCCGGCCGGCTCGACCCGGCGATGATCGACGAGCGCGCCTTCGCCCGCGCCCTCTCGACGGCAGGCATGCCCGACCCTGACGTG from Elioraea tepida harbors:
- a CDS encoding ribonuclease J; the protein is MADAPPGLVFLPLGGTGEIGMNLNLYGCDGQWLAVDCGLGFAESARPDLDVMVPDPGFIAARRERLVGLVLTHAHEDHLGAVAWLWPELRCAVHATPFAAAVLRRKLAERGLAGQVPIHEVPPGGSLTLGPFALRLIAMAHSTPEAQALAITTRHARVLHTGDWKLDPDPLIGPRTDEAALAAFGAEGVDVMVCDSTNAMVEGHSGSEADVRRALSALVRGLKGRVAVTCFSSNIARIESIALAAKAAGRSVALVGRSLRTMAAAAREVGYLSGIPAFVEEEEAGYLPDDAILFICAGSQGEPRSALARIAADTHPNVALGEGDTVIFSSRVIPGNERAILMVQDALARRGVRVMTEADHMVHVSGHPARDELRRLYRLIKPRHAVPVHGEWRHMSEHAELAREMGATPWLIEDGDMLRLGPGEPEIVGSVPAGRLAIDGQRLIPVDGTVLAERRRMLESGAVVASLALDRLGRIVGAPVVTAPGLFAEGEAAPRLLVQELDAALHGLPPASLRDDEAVREAAVAALRSAVRRAAPAKRPLVSVHVLRV
- a CDS encoding DUF1467 family protein is translated as MTWFTGLIVYILIWWLALFAVLPFWTRPVVDPDRPEHFRGAPERPLLLRKVVVTSLVAAVIWLGVWAVIESEWLSFRAMEAG
- the proS gene encoding proline--tRNA ligase, with the translated sequence MRLSRYFLPTLKENPAEAQIVSHRLMLRAGLIRQQAAGIYSWLPLGHRVLTNIARIVREEQDAAGFHEILMPTIQPAELWKESGRYDDYGKEMLRFTDRHDRELLYGPTNEEMVTDIFRACVKSYRDLPILLYHIQWKFRDEVRPRFGVMRGREFLMKDAYSFDLDAAGARRSYNRMFAAYLRTFARLGLKAIPMRADTGPIGGDLSHEFVILAETGESRVFVHADLVARDILAEAVDYEGDLQPLVDSWTSLYAATDEKHDPAAFAALPEASRVEARGIEVGHIFYFGTKYSGPDAMNVTVQGSDGKPVHPEMGSYGIGVSRLVGAIIEASHDEAGIIWPESVAPFRVALLNLKPGDPAADALAGELYAALRAAGTEVLMDDRDERAGVKFADADLIGLPWQVLVGPRGAKEGRAELKRRKTGERHELDKAAILERLLG
- a CDS encoding lipoprotein-releasing ABC transporter permease subunit: MFGPFERLVAFRYLRARKAEGFVSVTAGFSLAGIALGVATLIIVMSVMNGFRAELLGRILGLNGHLGVYGFGQTLPDYESLAERIRSLPGVRSATPIVEGQVLGTGERGGAAGVLARGIAPGELRARTLIASNIIAGSLAEFGAADTILVGSRLANRLGLRVGDRISLVSPQGQVTVFGTVPRIASYRIVGLFEVGMYEYDNSYVFLPLAAAQAYFGTGDTATQIEVFVADPDRVREVSRAIRSAITDPPIRILDWQQSNSAFFAAVEVERNVMFLILTLIIIVAAFNIVSSLVMLVKDKGRDIAILRTMGATRGAVMRIFLMCGASIGVLGTSVGVALGLLFAANLESIRQWLQGLTGQELFQAEIYFLSRLPSVVDPWEVVQVAAMGLGLSLLATLYPSFRAARLDPVEALRRE
- a CDS encoding ABC transporter ATP-binding protein, giving the protein MSEPLVLAGVARRFRTGDGVLEVLRGADLRLAAGEIVALVAPSGAGKSTLLHIAGLLERPDAGEVTVAGRAASAMTERERTEARGRRIGFVYQFHHLLPEFSALENVVMPQMILGTARRVAEARARALLEQLGLGRRLSHRPSRLSGGEQQRVAIARALANEPLVLLADEPTGNLDAATAEVVFGELLALVRGHGAAALVATHNPELADRMDRTVTLREGRIMPA